The proteins below are encoded in one region of Archocentrus centrarchus isolate MPI-CPG fArcCen1 chromosome 13, fArcCen1, whole genome shotgun sequence:
- the gvin1l2 gene encoding interferon-induced very large GTPase 1 codes for MSLKIKRLSNKKKKPLKDSPQADVLHKLGLEAYQTTPLDLASMLNINTWTLGNQPSLEPKDLPKAFLQRLWLFRQDARSPCCQSLHNVILNDDNKSPVKVLSSFEGDSQYAINPLDLITSIYMSASTFLQQEISKHMMQCHFSVPLILPNIDPEEPNCFLLWTLRGIVAQWRAHYLDKYTRIQEGDLASTCMPLVSCVRLGRCDVSKSQVLNYMLRGFTSSSETFLHRDMEGGQLPRTLSNGLVEVGWHLPTGDTNRDIFPVPLVISNLRGDASAHEKCLTLLCKASSAVVIFCGDLREKEKQLLASCKDVASKLILVDILDTERNESRVVGFVDENLEEYIGLPKESVIQGRGLSEETLAVKLCDTLKNLLPHRLKFVTLEEAAKLAVELGLDVDEGPVCQKAVATVEEMLKDLDEGSAEYRQRQLPLQGPLWSKLAELEKAESKQRKEREEINPQLQNKKKDILTELSNYKMTPAMKIFTDTLFTKDKVKRAYFLSWLTLRLNQTQRKNSTEDLLTKPQTEKKDDMEHLDKLEHGVNDNLRDTGSAFQKETQIQSVPPEMQVSEQQSEESQQLNVSQSIKKTTELLSQQNKPLNHDPIIVQTSSITSTGKENVLHSVSEEENCLLVSGENGTLSFTDKKQNESELTFAVGDSTSGKQQMSLEDCSDPCYEPDAFTLGLEHFLREIGLIFELTQISPSSGSQNVLRLPSLATDLLLCGIPLELMDGDASNIPIQWLSCVFAELKRRLPQEQCRTRVLTNLGIYDARKADVLSAVFGLKFPEWKKRSTRGVYMVVLCLPENLKKDMECDILLLIEVSGLCSVSPDNKVNMLLSDNEMATFATGLSDILMHNISSHPGSDFETNLTVIVNALLRIKECGSMPICQFLVQDEGLNCTLQASQLRHVSEVLETSTIDKHEKTTSSTICVKGPWSKMSLSEPVDTQYSGAVLKFKEIFFQGLKRSPAKSETSVLPEFMRRLCSVWDAVKEESFSIGLQNTDIALAFSLFCTEFSHWEKSLLDNTESWLMGATKKMSARKGEVLDAALQNDLLSELKKEACEEVKTGVNKLKSTAETYLMKEEPLKMKAETFMPILTSKIDNLQYRVTEEVMKKLETVYESHCSFAQLKKFEILLGKEQESKLDALAEKSKTTEILLQDAEVAEEFETVWSKILSSFEFRPSQTKEITPRIEDILRQNLISRGLQKHMKKLDMIGQNENSGFQVCDEHFGYRSRLKQMLEDNKKQKSDAQQVANNIIEDCNQFIMDKCNRPADFSDSYIRELLQNIEKALNENSMEIRSAFEVDLKVYLCNTACQNFQKLHDRYAKDTELLACITARKSMHLEKFIYNFRKRDECQRVAQAFISMVIKPTVLDYINRPLGISIAEEIQGKAQQYQSSQVFHQSLLEEMIKEDRFEVFLEYLISYDNFRLRKIQEAVMTHLSESTSLGQWRHQRLREIVGKITAAVAQTTEGTSGILNDAKPLLERVCLNLERDGDVNVIRASLAGPLFGITTEWDRFVQCLMELVAGMQMDLAQEFSKNVDITQLLNCLPVQPQDHLFNRVKGCDKHCPLCKAPCEEEELGHEVHSALLHWPKGMLPYASSSLSCISCPESMAQDKGTHDMSTTSKDLHSLYPNWNISPGDPNITKASDYWRYVLARFNERFAQEFKREPTNIPEEWRRITQEQALNSLKEVFLTRPCV; via the exons ATGTCACTCAAAATTAAGAGGCTGAGCAACAAGAAGAAAA AACCTCTAAAGGATAGCCCCCAGGCAGATGTTCTACATAAGCTCGGCCTGGAGGCCTACCAGACTACACCACTGGACCTTGCATCTATGTTGAATATCAATACTTGGACTCTGGGGAACCAACCTTCTCTAGAACCCAAGGATCTACCCAAAGCTTTCCTCCAGCGCCTTTGGCTGTTCAGACAAGATGCCCGAAGTCCTTGTTGTCAGTCTCTTCataatgtcattttaaatgatgaCAACAAATCACCCGTGAAGGTGCTCAGTAGTTTTGAAGGAGATAGCCAGTATGCCATCAACCCTCTTGATCTAATCACATCTATCTATATGTCTGCCAGTACTTTCCTTCAGCAAGAGATCTCCAAACACATGATGCAGTGCCATTTTTCTGTGCCACTCATCCTTCCAAACATAGATCCAGAAGAACCTAATTGCTTCCTTCTTTGGACTTTAAGAGGGATTGTGGCCCAATGGAGAGCACACTACCTGGATAAATACACAAGAATCCAAGAGGGGGATTTGGCAAGCACATGCATGCCATTAGTTTCATGTGTCAGGCTTGGTCGTTGTGATGTGTCCAAGTCACAGGTCCTAAACTATATGTTACGAGGCTTCACATCTTCCAGTGAAACATTTCTCCACAGGGATATGGAAGGAGGGCAACTTCCCCGAACACTATCCAATGGCCTGGTAGAAGTTGGATGGCATCTACCCACTGGAGATACCAACAGAGATATTTTCCCTGTTCCTTTGGTCATCTCTAATCTGAGGGGTGATGCCAGTGCACACGAGAAATGCCTCACCCTTTTATGCAAAGCATCTTCAGCAGTAGTCATTTTCTGCGGAGATCTtagggagaaagaaaaacagcttcttGCTTCCTGTAAGGATGTGGCAAGCAAGCTTATATTGGTTGACATTTTAGACACTGAGAGAAATGAGAGCAGAGTTGTGGGGTTTGTTGATGAGAACCTTGAAGAGTACATTGGGCTTCCCAAAGAGTCTGTGATTCAGGGTAGAGGTCTGAGTGAGGAAACACTGGCTGTTAAGCTATGTGATACCCTAAAAAATCTGCTACCACACAGACTGAAATTTGTTACACTTGAGGAAGCAGCAAAATTAGCAGTGGAGCTAGGCCTGGATGTGGACGAAGGACCTGTCTGTCAAAAGGCAGTGGCCACAGTGGAGGAAATGTTGAAGGATTTAGATGAGGGATCTGCTGAATATAGGCAAAGACAGCTTCCTTTGCAGGGACCTCTGTGGAGCAAACTAGCAGAACTAGAGAAAGCAGAGAGTaagcagagaaaagagagagaagaaatcAACCCccagctgcaaaacaaaaagaaggacATTTTGACTGAGTTGAGCAACTACAAAATGACCCCAGCTATGAAGATCTTTACTGATACTCTTTTTACCAAAGATAAAGTGAAAAGAGCTTACTTTCTTAGCTGGCTCACTCTAAGACTtaatcaaacacaaagaaaaaacagcacagAAGATCTGCTCACAAagccacagacagaaaagaaagacgACATGGAACATTTGGATAAGCTTGAACATGGAGTGAACGATAACCTCAGAGACACCGGTTCAGCATTTCaaaaggaaacacaaatacagtcTGTACCTCCGGAAATGCAAGTTTCTGAGCAACAGTCTGAAGAAAGCCAGCAATTGAATGTTTCTCAATCCATAAAAAAGACCACAGAACTGCTGTCACAACAGAACAAACCTCTCAATCATGACCCGATCATAGTGCAGACGTCATCCATCACATCAactggaaaagaaaatgtattacATTCAGTCTCTGAAGAGGAAAACTGTCTTTTAGTGTCTGGAGAAAACGGCACTTTGAGCTTCACAgataaaaagcaaaatgaatCAGAGCTGACATTTGCTGTGGGAGATTCAACTTCTGGCAAACAACAAATGAGCCTTGAGGATTGCTCTGATCCCTGTTATGAACCTGATGCATTCACATTAGGTCTTGAGCACTTTTTGCGTGAGATTGGCCTAATTTTTGAGCTAACACAGATCAGTCCCAGCAGCGGGAGCCAAAATGTGTTGCGTCTCCCTAGCTTAGCTACAGATCTTCTTCTCTGTGGGATTCCACTTGAACTAATGGATGGAGATGCCTCAAATATCCCCATCCAGTGGCTGAGTTGTGTCTTTGCAGAGCTCAAACGTCGCCTACCTCAAGAACAGTGTAGGACAAGAGTGCTGACAAACCTAGGCATTTATGATGCCAGGAAGGCAGACGTTCTTTCTGCAGTGTTTGGATTGAAATTCCCTGAATGGAAGAAAAGATCTACAAGAGGGGTGTACATGGTTGTCCTGTGCCTCCCTGAAAATCTCAAAAAGGACATGGAGTGTGATATTCTGTTGTTAATTGAGGTCAGCggtctctgctcagtctcaCCAGACAACAAAGTAAATATGCTTCTCAGTGACAATGAAATGGCCACCTTTGCAACAGGTTTAAGTGACATTTTAATGCACAATATTTCTTCACATCCTGGTTCTGATTTTGAAACAAACCTCACTGTCATAGTCAACGCTCTCCTGCGAATCAAAGAATGTGGCTCCATGCCCATTTGCCAATTCCTTGTCCAGGATGAAGGGTTAAATTGCACTTTGCAAGCCTCACAGCTAAGGCACGTTTCTGAGGTGCTTGAAACTAGCACTATTGATAAACATGAAAAGACCACGAGCAGCACAATCTGTGTCAAAGGACCATGGTCCAAAATGTCCCTCTCTGAACCCGTTGACACACAGTACAGTGGGGctgttttaaagtttaaagaaatCTTTTTTCAGGGATTGAAGAGGAGTCCAGCCAAGTCAGAAACCTCAGTTTTGCCTGAATTTATGAGACGTTTATGTTCTGTGTGGGATGCAGTCAAAGAAGAATCATTCTCCATCGGCCTGCAAAACACTGACATAGCTTTGGCATTTTCTTTATTCTGCACAGAGTTTTCCCATTGggaaaaaagtctcttggacaaCACAGAAAGCTGGCTAATGggtgcaacaaaaaaaatgtctgccaGAAAGGGTGAAGTTTTGGATGCAGCTCTCCAAAATGACCTTCTGAGTGAATTAAAGAAGGAAGCCTGTGAGGAAGTCAAAACAGGCGTGAACAAACTCAAGTCAACAGCAGAGACGTATCTGATGAAAGAAGAGCCTCTCAAAATGAAAGCTGAGACATTCATGCCAATCCTAACAAGCAAAATTGATAACCTACAGTACAGAGTAACTGAAGAAGTAATGAAAAAGTTGGAGACAGTCTATGAGAGCCATTGCTCTTTTGCACAGCtcaaaaaatttgaaatattactGGGAAAAGAACAAGAGTCCAAGCTAGATGCACTAGCAGAAAAAAGCAAGACAACAGAAATTCTTCTGCAAGATGCAGAGGTAGCAGAAGAATTTGAGACTGTGTGGAGTAAGATATTGTCCAGCTTTGAATTCAGGCCTTCACAAACCAAAGAAATTACTCCAAGAATAGAAGATATTCTGAGACAGAATCTAATCAGCCGTGGACTCcagaaacacatgaaaaagcTTGACATGATTGGCCAAAATGAGAACTCTGGCTTCCAAGTTTGTGATGAGCATTTTGGATATCGCAGCAGATTAAAACAAATGCTTgaagacaacaaaaaacagaaatcagatGCTCAGCAGGTAGCAAACAATATCATAGAGGATTGTAATCAGTTTATAATGGATAAGTGTAACAGACCAGCAGATTTCTCTGACAGTTACATTAGAGAGCTGTTACAAAATATtgaaaaagctttgaatgaaAATTCTATGGAAATTAGATCAGCTTTTGAAGTGGATCTGAAAGTGTATCTCTGTAATACTGCATGCCAGAACTTCCAAAAACTGCATGATCGCTATGCCAAGGACACAGAACTCTTGGCATGTATCACTGCAAGAAAAAGTATGCACTTGGAAAAGTTTATCTACAACTTTAGGAAGAGAGATGAGTGTCAAAGGGTGGCCCAAGCATTCATCTCCATGGTCATCAAACCCACAGTGCTGGATTACATCAACAGACCACTGGGGATCTCTATTGCAGAAGAGATCCAAGGTAAAGCTCAGCAGTATCAGTCCTCACAAGTCTTCCACCAAAGCTTGCTGGAAGAAATGATTAAAGAAGACCGATTTGAAGTCTTCCTGGAATATCTGATTTCCTATGACAACTTCAGACTGAGGAAGATACAGGAAGCAGTGATGACTCACCTCTCTGAATCAACCAGCTTGGGACAGTGGCGACATCAGAGACTCAGAGAGATTGTAGGAAAGATTACAGCAGCAGTTGCCCAAACCACAGAAGGTACCAGTGGAATCCTGAATGATGCAAAGCCACTGCTGGAGAGAGTGTGTCTCAATTTAGAGAGAGATGGGGATGTTAATGTCATTAGGGCCTCTCTGGCTGGACCCCTCTTTGGTATCACTACAGAATGGGACCGTTTTGTTCAATGTTTAATGGAGTTAGTGGCTGGAATGCAGATGGACCTTGCTCAAGAGTTCTCAAAAAATGTGGATATCACCCAACTTCTTAACTGCCTTCCAGTTCAGCCCCAAGACCACCTCTTCAACAGAGTGAAAGGCTGTGACAAGCACTGTCCCCTCTGCAAAGCCCCATGTGAAGAGGAAGAGTTGGGGCATGAGGTTCACAGTGCCTTGCTCCATTGGCCTAAAGGCATGCTACCTTATGCCTCTAGTTCTCTATCCTGCATCAGTTGCCCTGAAAGCATGGCCCAGGACAAGGGCACACATGATATGTCCACAACCAGTAAAGACCTCCATTCACTCTACCCAAACTGGAACATCTCTCCTGGTGACCCAAACATCACAAAGGCCAGTGACTACTGGAG GTATGTGTTGGCGAGGTTCAATGAGAGGTTTGCACAGGAGTTCAAGCGGGAGCCAACAAATATTCCTGAGGAATGGAGGAGAATCACTCAGGAGCAGGCCTTAAACAGTCTGAAGGAAGTCTTCCTCACCAGACCATGTGTCTGA